Proteins encoded by one window of Panicum virgatum strain AP13 chromosome 7N, P.virgatum_v5, whole genome shotgun sequence:
- the LOC120682767 gene encoding uncharacterized protein LOC120682767 isoform X1 — protein MAAAVSWYGPLIDLSAAASHVGGFVQLLAAVRRVLPHQGLNAATGRTYQKTIVEIGDDSRSSFCVSLWSSKQSSGIIAGDVLLMQNIRIVEFRNGLEGRASQISAVQVLFNSKDLTNPEGIGELITSCKVGDATKSKLRRVAEWTIRTKRALGESHQQLQVISKNWKEAKEKESPDLLCISELFSQRKLCYMNVYACISKMVLATSPTSHLGHLSVIDKHSLKEHSEIVRDFITAGCKLCGSPLYHKNLHGENSSAIDCPNNPKYLHVPGQIYKPFTIYVYDQSGQVPLLVRNKAAEILFANIIADDVSECYKSHMLLETVESGNLSAPGIIDSVGSKEITKRRKTEQKPNFHQIWLIMIKCLLNQGSNSPFCFQILVNPEKNVEDGRFELVSLTMPIP, from the exons atggCGGCAGCTGTCAGCTGGTACGGGCCGCTGATCGACCTCTCGGCGGCCGCCAGCCATGTCGGCGGATTCGTGCAGCTGCTGGCGGCcgtccgccgcgtccttccccATCAG GGACTAAACGCTGCAACCGGGAGGACGTACCAGAAGACCATCGTTGAAATCGGCGACGACTCGCGTTCCAGCTTCTGTGTCTCTCTGTGGTCGTCCAAGCAGAGTTCGGGCATAATCGCTGGCGATGTCTTACTAATGCAGA ATATTAGGATAGTGGAGTTTAGAAATGGCTTGGAGGGAAGAGCTTCTCAGATATCCGCAGTACAAGTATTGTTCAACTCTAAAGACTTGACGAACCCTGAAG GAATAGGTGAACTAATAACCAGTTGTAAAGTGGGGGACGCTACAAAATCAAAGCTAAGAAGAGTGGCAGAATGGACCATACGCACTAAACGTGCTCTTGGTGAAAGTCATCAACAG TTGCAGGTGATATCGAAGAACTGGAAAGAAGCAAAAGAGAAGGAATCACCAGACTTGTTGTGTATATCAGAACTATTCTCTCAGAGAAAATTATGTTATATGAATGTTTATGCATGTATCTCCAAGATGGTTCTAGCGACTTCGCCGACCTCCCACTTGGGGCACCTGTCAGTTATCGACAAACATTCTTTGAAAGAGCACAGTGAAATTGTCAGAGATTTCATTACTGCTGGCTGCAAGTTATGTGGTTCGCCTCTATATCACAA AAACCTTCATGGGGAAAACTCATCTGCTATAGATTGTCCGAATAACCCAAAGTATCTCCATGTTCCTGGTCAGATATACAAACCATTTACG ATATATGTCTATGACCAATCTGGACAAGTTCCTTTGCTTGTAAGGAATAAAGCAGCAGAGATCTTATTTGCCAATATCATTGCAGATGATGTATCTGAATGCTACAAGAGCCACATGCTGTTAGAAACCGTTGAGTCAGGTAACTTAAGCGCTCCTGGTATAATAGATAGCGTTGGCAGCAAAGAGATAAcaaaaaggagaaaaactgaacaaaagcCTAATTTCCATCAAATCTGGCTTATTATGATCAAATGTCTATTGAACCAAGGCAGCAATAGTCCATTCTGCTTCCAGATCTTGGTCAACCCTGAGAAGAATGTCGAGGATGGCCGTTTTGAGTTGGTTTCCTTGACAATGCCAATACCATGA
- the LOC120682767 gene encoding uncharacterized protein LOC120682767 isoform X2 — MAAAVSWYGPLIDLSAAASHVGGFVQLLAAVRRVLPHQGLNAATGRTYQKTIVEIGDDSRSSFCVSLWSSKQSSGIIAGDVLLMQNIRIVEFRNGLEGRASQISAVQVLFNSKDLTNPEGIGELITSCKVGDATKSKLRRVAEWTIRTKRALGESHQQLQVISKNWKEAKEKESPDLLCISELFSQRKLCYMNVYACISKMVLATSPTSHLGHLSVIDKHSLKEHSEIVRDFITAGCKLCGSPLYHKNLHGENSSAIDCPNNPKYLHVPGQIYKPFTIYVYDQSGQVPLLVRNKAAEILFANIIADDVSECYKSHMLLETVESGWQDISLGISRNMIQFG, encoded by the exons atggCGGCAGCTGTCAGCTGGTACGGGCCGCTGATCGACCTCTCGGCGGCCGCCAGCCATGTCGGCGGATTCGTGCAGCTGCTGGCGGCcgtccgccgcgtccttccccATCAG GGACTAAACGCTGCAACCGGGAGGACGTACCAGAAGACCATCGTTGAAATCGGCGACGACTCGCGTTCCAGCTTCTGTGTCTCTCTGTGGTCGTCCAAGCAGAGTTCGGGCATAATCGCTGGCGATGTCTTACTAATGCAGA ATATTAGGATAGTGGAGTTTAGAAATGGCTTGGAGGGAAGAGCTTCTCAGATATCCGCAGTACAAGTATTGTTCAACTCTAAAGACTTGACGAACCCTGAAG GAATAGGTGAACTAATAACCAGTTGTAAAGTGGGGGACGCTACAAAATCAAAGCTAAGAAGAGTGGCAGAATGGACCATACGCACTAAACGTGCTCTTGGTGAAAGTCATCAACAG TTGCAGGTGATATCGAAGAACTGGAAAGAAGCAAAAGAGAAGGAATCACCAGACTTGTTGTGTATATCAGAACTATTCTCTCAGAGAAAATTATGTTATATGAATGTTTATGCATGTATCTCCAAGATGGTTCTAGCGACTTCGCCGACCTCCCACTTGGGGCACCTGTCAGTTATCGACAAACATTCTTTGAAAGAGCACAGTGAAATTGTCAGAGATTTCATTACTGCTGGCTGCAAGTTATGTGGTTCGCCTCTATATCACAA AAACCTTCATGGGGAAAACTCATCTGCTATAGATTGTCCGAATAACCCAAAGTATCTCCATGTTCCTGGTCAGATATACAAACCATTTACG ATATATGTCTATGACCAATCTGGACAAGTTCCTTTGCTTGTAAGGAATAAAGCAGCAGAGATCTTATTTGCCAATATCATTGCAGATGATGTATCTGAATGCTACAAGAGCCACATGCTGTTAGAAACCGTTGAGTCAG GCTGGCAGGACATCAGTCTTGGAATCAGCAGGAACATGATTCAATTTGGTTGA
- the LOC120680475 gene encoding uncharacterized protein LOC120680475 — translation MAGLMSSSVTSGGLAPHTSKVSPRRLGNPAISSASCHHRRGLIGLTMNSSGMNNAFPFKGTTTRIAAVGPGPANPSGGNLPIPNMPPWAKWVVGAVIVAIPIYRRFRTVEDKIEKTVEAVEVVDTVAEATEKVAGEVADAFPGNENLKEAASRIKRVTDAIEEDAEKAEALIHKVDEIKKEVDSIVGPIIDKVVKEEEAERNK, via the exons ATGGCCGGGCTGATGAGTTCTTCTGTTACTTCCGGAGGCTTGGCACCTCACACCTCTAAGGTTTCTCCTCGCCGCCTCGGGAATCCAGCGATCTCCTCCGCTTCGTGCCATCACCGCCGAGGCCTTATCGGCTTGACGATGAATTCTTCAG GCATGAACAATGCCTTCCCGTTCAAAGGAACGACTACACG AATTGCAGCAGTTGGACCTGGCCCAGCAAATCCGTCAGGAGGAAATCTCCCAATACCCAACATGCCTCCATG GGCCAAGTGGGTGGTTGGTGCTGTCATAGTTGCGATACCAATTTACAGAAGGTTCAGAACAGTGGAAG ATAAGATAGAGAAGACGGTGGAGGCGGTCGAGGTGGTCGacacggtggcggaggcgacggagaaggtcgccggcgaggtcgcggaCGCGTTCCCCGGCAACGAAAACCTCAAGGAGGCGGCCTCGAGGATTAAGAGGGTCACGGATGCGATCGAGGAAGATGCCGAGAAAGCCGAGGCCCTGATCCACAAG GTTGATGAGATAAAGAAAGAGGTGGACTCAATAGTCGGTCCTATAATCGACAAGGTCgtcaaggaggaggaggcggagagaAATAAATAA